TGGCGGTGGAAAAACGGTCATTATTGGGGACCCATTTAAAGATAAAAACGAAGAAATGTTCCGTGCTTTAGGTCGTTTCATTCAAGGATTAAACGGTCGCTATATTACCGCTGAAGATGTTGGTACAACCGTAACAGATATGGATTTAATCCATGAGGAAACAAATTACGTTACAGGTATATCGCCAGCGTTTGGTTCATCGGGTAATCCTTCACCAGTAACTGCTTATGGCGTTTATCGTGGCATGAAAGCAGCGGCGAAAGAAGCATTTGGTACGGATATGCTAGAAGGTCGTACTATATCGGTACAAGGGCTAGGAAACGTAGCTTACAAGCTTTGCGAGTATTTACATAATGAAGGTGCAAAACTTGTAGTAACAGATATTAACCAAGCGGCTATTGATCGTGTTGTCAATGATTTTGGCGCTACAGCAGTTGCACCTGATGAAATCTATTCACAAGAAGTCGATATTTTCTCACCGTGTGCACTTGGCGCAATTTTAAATGACGAAACGATTCCGCAATTAAAAGCAAAAGTTATTGCTGGTTCTGCTAATAACCAACTACAAGATTCACGACATGGAGATTATTTACACGAGCTAGGCATTGTTTATGCACCTGACTATGTCATTAATGCAGGTGGTGTAATAAATGTCGCGGACGAATTATATGGCTATAATCGTGAACGAGCGTTGAAACGTGTAGATGGTATTTACGATAGTATTGAAAAAATCTTTGAAATTTCCAAACGTGATAGTATTCCAACATATGTTGCGGCAAATCGTTTGGCAGAAGAACGTATTGCTCGTGTAGCGAAATCGCGTAGTCAGTTCTTAAAAAATGAAAAAAATATTTTGAACGGCCGTTAACAACGTCTATTCGCTAAAGAGAAGTCGCATTGTCGACTTCTTCTGTTTAAATAGTAGTAAATAAATGTCTAGGCTAATAGATTCGTCATTACAATAAATGACGTACACCTTTCATTGCAATGTCTTTAAGATAGAGATTGTTGCCTGTGGCGATACAGCGCTTTTCCTCGATGGATTGCACTATGACGCCAGTTAGGAGAGAGAGGCTTTAGCACTTTTCTCATAAGGAGGAATAACATATGGCTCAAAATTATGATGTTGTTATTTTAGGGGGAGGGACAGGTGGCTACGTTGCAGCAATTCGTGCGGCACAATTAGGCTTAAAAACAGCTATTGTGGAACGTGAACGACTTGGTGGTACTTGTCTACATAAAGGCTGTATTCCGAGTAAAGCATTACTTCGAAGTGCTGAAGTATATCGTATGGCCAATAAAACCGCGAGTGAATTTGGCGTAGACATTACAGGTGTTACCTTGCAATTCAATAAGGTGCAAGCGCGCAAACAAGCAATAGTAGAGCAATTAAGCCAAGGTGTGAATACACTGATGAAAAAAGGCAAAATTGATGTTTATGAAGGAACAGGTCGAATTTTAGGACCATCTATTTTTTCACCAATGCCAGGTACTATATCAGTAGAGATGCGCAATGGTGAGGAAAATGAAATGCTTGTTCCTACCAATGTTGTCATTGCAACAGGATCGAAGCCACGAGGAATGGCAGGATTAACGGTTGATGGGAAGTATGTCATGAATTCTGACCATGCATTGCAAATGGAAGAATTACCGACTTCATTATTGATTGTTGGTGGTGGTGTAATCGGCATCGAGTGGGCATCTATGCTTTGTGATTTTGGAGTAGCTGTAACTGTAATTGAATACGGTCCTACGATTTTACCAGCTGAGGATGCGGATATTGTAAAAGAAGTGACAAAACAGCTTGAAAATCGTGGTGTGCGCATTGTGACGAATGCTCGGTTAAATACAGATAGCTTTAAAATAGAAAATGATAACGTTTTCATTTCGGCGAAGCTTCAGGATAATGAGGAACAATTTGAAGCAGAGAAATTATTGCTTTGTGTTGGACGTGAAGCAAATATACATGGCATTGGTTTAGAAAATACCGATATTGAAATCGACAACGGCTTTATTCAAGTACGCGATTCTTATCAAACAAAGGAATCACATATGTATGCCATTGGAGATGTAATCGGTGGTTTACAATTGGCGCACGTTGCCTCACATGAAGGCTTGTCCGCTATTGAACATATTGCGACAGGAAAAGTAGCGCCGTTAGATGTTTTGCAAGTACCGAAATGTGTGTATTCCTTCCCAGAAGTGGCTAGTATCGGTTTAACGGAAAGTGCTGCTCGCGAAAATGGTCATGTATTAAAGATTGGTAAATTTCCTTTTAAAGCAATAGGTAAGGCGCTAGTTAATGGAGAATCAGATGGTTTTGTTAAAATAATAGCCGATGAAAAAACGGACGATATTTTGGGTATTCATATGGTAGGGCCGCATGTGACGGATTTAATAGGAGAAGCTTCATTAGCGAAATTATTAGATGCAACTCCTTGGGAAATTAGTCAAGCAATCCATCCACATCCATCATTAAATGAAGTATTAGTGGAGTCAGCTTTAGCTGTCGATAAGCGAGCTATTCATTTTTAATGCGTTTATAGACATTACGCCGAATTGTAACAAATAAAAAGACCGACATAAATTGTGATACTAAAGGAGCTTGTGCGCAAAATACAGGCACTTTAGCACGTTTTCTAATGCGAAAGGGGTGTTCATATGCAAGACGTTCAACTGAAACATGAAGATTTAGGGTTAACGAATGAAGAAGTCCTTGCTATGTTCGAAACGATGTTAATGGCAAGAAGATTAGATGAGCGCATGTGGTTATTAAACCGTTCAGGTAAAATTCCATTTGTAATTTCTTGTCAGGGACAGGAGGCTGCACAAGTTGGAGCAGCATTTGCGCTAGATAAAAATAAAGATTATATTGCACCGTATTATCGAGATATGGGTGTAGTTTTACATTTTGGTATGACGCCAAAAGAGCTGATGTTATCAGCATTTGCAAAGGCTGAAGATCCAAACTCTGGCGGCCGCCAAATGCCCGGGCATTTTGGGCAAAAGAAAAACCGCATTTTGACTGGTTCTTCACCCGTAACAACACAAGTACCGCATGCTGTTGGGGTGGCGCTTGCGGGGCGCTTGCAAAAGGAGGATTTCATCGCCTTTGTTACGTTAGGAGAAGGTTCTTCCAACCAAGGTGATTTCCATGAAGGGGCAAATTTTGCCGGTGTGCATAAACTACCAGTCATTATAATGGTAGAAAACAATCAATATGCTATTTCAGTACCAGTGGAACGTCAGTTAGGTTGTGCAAAAGTATCCGATCGTGGTATTGGCTATGGCATGCCAGGCGTAACAGTAGACGGCAAATGTCCACTGCAAGTTTATAAGGTTGTCAAAGAGGCGGCAGAACGCGCTCGTAGCGGTGAAGGGCCAAGTTTAATAGAAACGGTGACATTCCGTTTAACTGCACACTCTTCGGATGATGATGATCGTCAATACCGTACAGCAGAAGATATCGCGGAAGGCAAAGCGAAGGATCCGATTGTATTGTTTGAGAAGTATTTACAAGATGCTGGCATTATGACGGAATCTCTTCGTACTGAAATAGAAGAGCGTGTGATGGCCGAAGTAAATGAAGCGACGGACTATGCAGAGGCAGCTCCTTACGCTAAACCAGAGGAAGCCTTGAAGTACGTATATGCACCAGTGGACGGAGGTGACGTGTAATGGCAGTAATGTCTTATATTGATGCGATTACATTAGCGATGAAGGAAGAAATGGAACGAGATGAACGAGTTTTCATTTTAGGAGAGGACGTTGGTCGTAAAGGTGGCGTTTTCAAAGCAACTACGGGTCTTTATGAGCAGTTTGGGGAGTATCGTGTGTTAGATACACCGCTTGCGGAAAGTGCGATTGCAGGAGTTGGTATTGGCGCGGCAATGTACGGCATGCGTCCAATTGCTGAAATGCAGTTTGCAGACTTTATAATGCCTGCTGTGAACCAAATTGTATCGGAAGCTGCGAAAATCCGTTATCGCTCCAATAATGACTGGACTTGTCCTATAGTAGTCCGTGCTCCTTTTGGTGGTGGGATTCACGGAGCGCTTTATCATTCACAATCGGTAGAAGCACTTTTTGCTGGAACACCCGGTTTGAAAATTGTTATTCCTTCCACTCCGTATGATGCGAAAGGCTTGTTAAAGGCAGCAATTCGTGATGAAGACCCGGTATTATTCTTTGAACATAAGCGTGCGTATCGCCTAATCAAAGGGGAAGTCCCATTAGACGATTATACATTACCAATCGGCAAGGCAGATGTGAAGCGAGAAGGGGAAGACGTTACGGTCATTACGTATGGTCTAGCCGTTCATTTCGCTTTACAGGCAGCCGAGCGTTTAGCGGCAGATGGCATCTCTGTCCATATTTTAGATTTACGTACAGTGTATCCGTTAGATAAAGAAGCTATTATTGAAGCGGCAAGTAAAACAGGAAAAGTATTGCTTGTAACAGAAGATAACAAGGAAGGCAGTATTATAAGTGAGGTTGCGGCCATTATCGCAGAACATTGCTTATTTGACCTTGATGCGCCTATTCAACGTTTAGCTGGACCAGATGTACCTGCAATGCCATATGCGCCTACAATGGAAAAGTTTTTCATGATAAATCCTGAAAAAGTAGAGCGGGCATTGAGAGATTTAGCTGCATTCTAAAAATCTCCTCAGGAGATGCATATCTAATTAGTAGTCTCTTTTGAGTAGGCTTAAAGGCTTGCGAAAAAAAGTTGAAGCTTCTCATAATAGTTATCTCGAATTTTGCAATGGTATGCCGTACATGGACAATTCAAAATTCGGGTTGACTAGATGGGGGCGTAATTGATGGGAGGAAAAGATAATGGCGATTCAAAGCATTACGATGCCACAGCTCGGTGAAAGCGTAACAGAAGGTACAATCGAAAAATGGCTCGTACAACCAGGTGATACAGTAAAAAAATATGATCCATTAGCAGAAGTTGTGACGGATAAAGTAAATGCAGAAATCCCATCTTCTTTTGAAGGGGTCATTACAGAACTACTTGCAGAAGAAGGGCAAACGTTACCAGTTGGAGCAGTGGTTTGTTCCATTGAAATCGCAGGTGACGGTGAAGTGCCAGCGTCTCCACCAGTGAAAAAGTCAACAGTAAGTGCTGCAATATTAAATGCAGGGATTCAGAAAAAACAAGAGTCTCCGAAGGAAGTTACTGCACCTATTGCATCAGCAAATACAGTGAGACAGCAAAAAAACCGCTATTCGCCTGCTGTACTTAGACTGGCGCAAGAACATGATATTCCACTTGAGCAAGTTGTTGGTACAGGAGAGGGTGGCCGTATTACACGAAAAGATCTACAACAACTCATTGACGCAGGAAATATACCAACGCCAAAAGATGTAACACCTTCTGAGCCAGTTGCAGTTGCAACAACGGCTAGTAGCCAACCTGTTGCCGCTGTCGAAACACCAACAAAACCAATCGCATCCTCGCCAGTGTTGCAAACAGGCGACATTGAAATTCCGGTAACGAATGTGCGCCGTGCCATTGCGAATAATATGGTACGTAGTGCTCAAGAAGTCCCACATGCTTGGATGATGATGGAAGTTGATGTAACGGATTTAGTGGCTTATCGGGATAGTATAAAGATGGACTTTAAGCAAAAGGAAGGTTTTAATATTACCTACTTTGCGTTCTTTGTAAAGGCCGTTGCACAAGCTTTAAAAGAGTTCCCAATGATGAACTCTATGTGGGCGGGTGATAAAATTATCCAAAAACATGACATAAATATTTCCATTGCGGTAGCAACAGACGATGCACTTTTTGTCCCTGTTATAAAACACGCTGATGAAAAGTCCATTAAAGGGATTGCTAAAGAAATTCACGAGCTTGCCCAAAAAGTGCGCACAGGAAAACTGACGATGGACAATATGCAAGGTGGTACTTTTACAGTTAATAATACGGGTGCTTTCGGTTCTGTGCAGTCGATGGGTATTATTAATTATCCGCAAGCTGCCATCTTACAAGTGGAAAGTATTGTAAAAAAACCAGTTGTTTTACCTGGTGGAATGTTTGCAGCACGCGATATCGTAAATTTATGTTTATCTTTAGATCATCGTGTATTAGATGGATTAGTTTGTGGTAAATTCCTAAATAGAGTAAAAGAAATACTCGAAAATACAAATAAATCTTCGACGTCAGTCTACTGATGACTTGTCGGAAACCTGTTGTATAACGGTTTCCGATTTTTTTTTGCTTTTCGAGTCGCAATTTGTCATGTAGAATAACAAATAGAAACTACTAAGGGGGGAAGCTGATTAAGCGTCCGCATGTCAAACAACATGAAAAATATTGAATTTGAAAAGCCGTCCTATTCAGAATGGCAAGATGCAGCAATCAAAGCTTTAAAAGGGAAACCATTCGAGTCTCTTTTAACGAAAACAAGTGAGGGTGTTACTTTAGAACCACTTTATACACAAGAAAGTTTAGTAGCAAAACTTGGAGATGAACTAGATAAACAAGTTGCCACAATCCGTTCCCTGCAAAATAGTCAAGTATTTCGTGTGGCACAGCAAGTTTATGCAGAAACAAGTGAAGCATTTTTCGCTCAACTTGATGATAGTTTAGCTCGTGGTAATGAGATTGTGACAATTGATAGCCGTGTAAACTTTGAATGGTCTGAAGAAATATTGGCACAACTAGCTCCTTATTTCTCTGAATATTCGTTTAAAATAACGGTAAAAGACGAGAATGATCCATTGTTAGCAGTATTTGACAACATCACAAATGAACAGCGTGAAACTGTGAATGGGTATATTGTAGCTAAAAACCCTATCAAGCTTGAAGGATTGCCAAATGTACGAACAATTAGTGCAAACACAGTAACTTACCATAATGAAGGCGCTAATGCCGTACAAGAATTAGCGTATGCACTTGCTATTGCAGCAAAATATGCAGAGCAAGAAGAAAACTTTGAAGCTTTTGCACAAAAATTTTATGTTTCATTTGCGATTGATACACAATTCTTCACAGAAATTGCGAAGTTACGTGCATTTAAAGTACTTTGGAAAGCGTTCTCATCCGCTTATGGTGTGGAAGAGAATGTGAAAATTCCAACGCTTGCGGAAACTTCTCTACGAAGCTTCTCGAAATTGGATGTTTACGTAAATTTACTACGTGCAGCAAATGAAGCGCTTTCTGGATTAATTGGCGGTGCGGATGTATTTACAGTTCACCCACATGATGCATTAACGAAGCCTACAGAACAATCCGTTCGTATTGCTCGAAATGTATCTTTAGTGTTAAAAGAAGAAACAAATGTTTTAAAAATAACAGATCCTGCCGGTGGTTCATACTTCATTGAATCATTAACAGCGGACTTCGTAAAAGAAGCTTGGGCATTATTCTTAGAAATTGAAGCTGCTGGTGGAATGGACGCGTATGCGGCATCCGGTAAATTGGCAGAAGCATTAGAAGTATCTTACCAAGCGCGCATTAAAGCGGCACAAACACGCAAACAATCGGTTATCGGTACGAATATTTATGCAAATCCAGCAGATGTACTTGAAAGTGAAACGAACCCATTATTTGCAGATGTGAAGCGTATTTCGATTCCGTTTGAGCAACTGCGAGCACAAATGACTGCTGCCAATGTGAAAACAGGAATTCTAGCATTAGGTTCACTAAAAAGTTCAAAACCTCGTGCAGACTTTGTATCTGGTTTCTTAAACACTGTTGGTCTAGTACCAGAAAAAAGCGAACCAGTAGCAACAGTTGAGGAAGCGCTCTCTTGGCTAAATACAACAGAAGCAAAATATGTTGTTATTGCAGGCAATGACGATACTACAAAAGAATTAGTACCAGCGATTTTAGCTAAAAAACCAGCAAACGTCATTGTAGACGTTGCAGGTAAATTTAAAGACGAAGAAGAAGCTTGGTTAGCAAATGGCTTAAACGGCTTTATTTTCGCAGGACAGAACATCATTGAAAAATTAAATTCAGTGTTCGCTAGCATGAAGGAGGTCCAACGATGAGCAAGCCTAATTTTAGTGCAATTGAAATCGAAAAAGTATTATCAACTGAAGCTCCTGCGGCGTCAGATGAAAAATTCATGACAAATGAAGGTATTGAAATTAAAGATATTTATACAAAAGATGACATTAAAGATGTGAAACATTTACATGATGTAGCTGGTATAGCACCGAATACACGTGGACCATACCCTACTATGTATGTTGCACGTCCTTGGACAGTTCGTCAGTATGCAGGTTTCTCTACTGCTGAAGAATCAAATGCCTTTTATAAACGTAACCTTGCAATGGGTCAAAAAGGGCTTTCAGTTGCCTTTGACTTAGCAACGCACCGTGGTTATGATTCAGACCACCCACGCGTTACAGGTGATGTTGGTAAAGCTGGGGTTGCTATTGACTCTGTCGAAGATATGAAAATTTTATTTGATCAAATTCCGTTAGACCAAATGTCTGTATCTATGACGATGAATGGTGCAGTACTGCCAGTACTTGCCTTCTACATCGTTGCTGCTGAAGAGCAAGGGGTAACACCTGACCAGCTAGCTGGAACAATTCAAAATGATATTTTAAAAGAATACATGGTCCGTAACACATATATTTATCCACCTGCAATGTCGATGAAAATTATTGCGGACATCTTTGAATATACTGCGAAATTCATGCCGAAATTTAACTCTATTTCTATTTCGGGCTACCATATTCAAGAAGCAGGTGCTACAAATGATATTGAACTTGCCTACACGCTAGCCGACGGACTTGAATATGTTCGTACAGGGTTAAAAGCGGGTATTGATATCGATGCCTTTGCACCACGTTTATCATTCTTCTGGGCGATTGGTATGAACTATTACATGGAAGTGGCAAAAATGCGTGCTGCACGCCGTATTTGGGCGCAAATGATGTCTACGTTCAATCCAAAAAATCCAAAGACATTAGCATTACGTACACACTCACAAACTTCTGGATGGTCTTTAACAGAGCAAGATCCATTCAATAACGTGACGCGTACATTAATCGAAGCCAATGCTTCTTCAATGGGGCATACGCAATCTCTTCATACGAACGCACTTGACGAAGCAATTGCTTTACCAACAGATTTCTCTGCACGTATTGCACGTAATACGCAGTTATTCTTACAAGAAGAAACAGCCATGACAAAAGTGATTGATCCATGGGGTGGTTCATATTATGTTGAAAAACTAACAGATGAAATCACTGAATCTGCTTGGGCGTTAATCGAAGAAATTGAAGAACTTGGTGGTATGGCAAAAGCGATTGAAACAGGTCTTCCAAAGATGAAGGTTGAGGAAGCTGCGGCGAAACGTCAGGCGAAAATTGACTCGAAATCAGAAACAATCGTTGGTGTGAACAAATATCGTCTGGACAAAGAAGAGCCAATCGACATTCTTGATATCGACAATACACTAGTACGTCAAAAGCAAATTGAGCGTTTAGATGCTATGAAAGCAGCTCGTGATGAGGCAGAAGTACAAAAACATCTTGCACGCTTAACGAAAGCAGCACAAGATGGTGAGGAAAACCTACTTGCAGTAGCGGTAGATGCAGCGCGTGCTCGTGCATCACTGGGAGAAATTTCTGATGCAATCGAAGTTGTATCTGGTCGTCATAAAGCCATCATC
This genomic interval from Lysinibacillus sphaericus contains the following:
- a CDS encoding alpha-ketoacid dehydrogenase subunit beta translates to MAVMSYIDAITLAMKEEMERDERVFILGEDVGRKGGVFKATTGLYEQFGEYRVLDTPLAESAIAGVGIGAAMYGMRPIAEMQFADFIMPAVNQIVSEAAKIRYRSNNDWTCPIVVRAPFGGGIHGALYHSQSVEALFAGTPGLKIVIPSTPYDAKGLLKAAIRDEDPVLFFEHKRAYRLIKGEVPLDDYTLPIGKADVKREGEDVTVITYGLAVHFALQAAERLAADGISVHILDLRTVYPLDKEAIIEAASKTGKVLLVTEDNKEGSIISEVAAIIAEHCLFDLDAPIQRLAGPDVPAMPYAPTMEKFFMINPEKVERALRDLAAF
- a CDS encoding methylmalonyl-CoA mutase family protein, whose product is MSNNMKNIEFEKPSYSEWQDAAIKALKGKPFESLLTKTSEGVTLEPLYTQESLVAKLGDELDKQVATIRSLQNSQVFRVAQQVYAETSEAFFAQLDDSLARGNEIVTIDSRVNFEWSEEILAQLAPYFSEYSFKITVKDENDPLLAVFDNITNEQRETVNGYIVAKNPIKLEGLPNVRTISANTVTYHNEGANAVQELAYALAIAAKYAEQEENFEAFAQKFYVSFAIDTQFFTEIAKLRAFKVLWKAFSSAYGVEENVKIPTLAETSLRSFSKLDVYVNLLRAANEALSGLIGGADVFTVHPHDALTKPTEQSVRIARNVSLVLKEETNVLKITDPAGGSYFIESLTADFVKEAWALFLEIEAAGGMDAYAASGKLAEALEVSYQARIKAAQTRKQSVIGTNIYANPADVLESETNPLFADVKRISIPFEQLRAQMTAANVKTGILALGSLKSSKPRADFVSGFLNTVGLVPEKSEPVATVEEALSWLNTTEAKYVVIAGNDDTTKELVPAILAKKPANVIVDVAGKFKDEEEAWLANGLNGFIFAGQNIIEKLNSVFASMKEVQR
- a CDS encoding thiamine pyrophosphate-dependent dehydrogenase E1 component subunit alpha gives rise to the protein MQDVQLKHEDLGLTNEEVLAMFETMLMARRLDERMWLLNRSGKIPFVISCQGQEAAQVGAAFALDKNKDYIAPYYRDMGVVLHFGMTPKELMLSAFAKAEDPNSGGRQMPGHFGQKKNRILTGSSPVTTQVPHAVGVALAGRLQKEDFIAFVTLGEGSSNQGDFHEGANFAGVHKLPVIIMVENNQYAISVPVERQLGCAKVSDRGIGYGMPGVTVDGKCPLQVYKVVKEAAERARSGEGPSLIETVTFRLTAHSSDDDDRQYRTAEDIAEGKAKDPIVLFEKYLQDAGIMTESLRTEIEERVMAEVNEATDYAEAAPYAKPEEALKYVYAPVDGGDV
- the lpdA gene encoding dihydrolipoyl dehydrogenase translates to MAQNYDVVILGGGTGGYVAAIRAAQLGLKTAIVERERLGGTCLHKGCIPSKALLRSAEVYRMANKTASEFGVDITGVTLQFNKVQARKQAIVEQLSQGVNTLMKKGKIDVYEGTGRILGPSIFSPMPGTISVEMRNGEENEMLVPTNVVIATGSKPRGMAGLTVDGKYVMNSDHALQMEELPTSLLIVGGGVIGIEWASMLCDFGVAVTVIEYGPTILPAEDADIVKEVTKQLENRGVRIVTNARLNTDSFKIENDNVFISAKLQDNEEQFEAEKLLLCVGREANIHGIGLENTDIEIDNGFIQVRDSYQTKESHMYAIGDVIGGLQLAHVASHEGLSAIEHIATGKVAPLDVLQVPKCVYSFPEVASIGLTESAARENGHVLKIGKFPFKAIGKALVNGESDGFVKIIADEKTDDILGIHMVGPHVTDLIGEASLAKLLDATPWEISQAIHPHPSLNEVLVESALAVDKRAIHF
- a CDS encoding dihydrolipoamide acetyltransferase family protein; translation: MAIQSITMPQLGESVTEGTIEKWLVQPGDTVKKYDPLAEVVTDKVNAEIPSSFEGVITELLAEEGQTLPVGAVVCSIEIAGDGEVPASPPVKKSTVSAAILNAGIQKKQESPKEVTAPIASANTVRQQKNRYSPAVLRLAQEHDIPLEQVVGTGEGGRITRKDLQQLIDAGNIPTPKDVTPSEPVAVATTASSQPVAAVETPTKPIASSPVLQTGDIEIPVTNVRRAIANNMVRSAQEVPHAWMMMEVDVTDLVAYRDSIKMDFKQKEGFNITYFAFFVKAVAQALKEFPMMNSMWAGDKIIQKHDINISIAVATDDALFVPVIKHADEKSIKGIAKEIHELAQKVRTGKLTMDNMQGGTFTVNNTGAFGSVQSMGIINYPQAAILQVESIVKKPVVLPGGMFAARDIVNLCLSLDHRVLDGLVCGKFLNRVKEILENTNKSSTSVY
- the scpA gene encoding methylmalonyl-CoA mutase: MSKPNFSAIEIEKVLSTEAPAASDEKFMTNEGIEIKDIYTKDDIKDVKHLHDVAGIAPNTRGPYPTMYVARPWTVRQYAGFSTAEESNAFYKRNLAMGQKGLSVAFDLATHRGYDSDHPRVTGDVGKAGVAIDSVEDMKILFDQIPLDQMSVSMTMNGAVLPVLAFYIVAAEEQGVTPDQLAGTIQNDILKEYMVRNTYIYPPAMSMKIIADIFEYTAKFMPKFNSISISGYHIQEAGATNDIELAYTLADGLEYVRTGLKAGIDIDAFAPRLSFFWAIGMNYYMEVAKMRAARRIWAQMMSTFNPKNPKTLALRTHSQTSGWSLTEQDPFNNVTRTLIEANASSMGHTQSLHTNALDEAIALPTDFSARIARNTQLFLQEETAMTKVIDPWGGSYYVEKLTDEITESAWALIEEIEELGGMAKAIETGLPKMKVEEAAAKRQAKIDSKSETIVGVNKYRLDKEEPIDILDIDNTLVRQKQIERLDAMKAARDEAEVQKHLARLTKAAQDGEENLLAVAVDAARARASLGEISDAIEVVSGRHKAIIRSISGVYSANFSDEEQITEVKNMTDEFLENEGRRPRILVAKMGQDGHDRGAKVIATGYADLGFDVDISPLFMTPEETAQMAVENDVHCIGVSSLAAGHKTLVPALVSELKKLGREDIIIIVGGVIPAQDYEFLYEAGAVAIFGPGTVIPVSAIKIIEEIYKRLGYEEVSK
- a CDS encoding Leu/Phe/Val dehydrogenase; amino-acid sequence: MEIFKYMEKYDYEQLVFCQDEASGLKAIIAIHDTTLGPALGGARMWTYATEENAIEDALRLARGMTYKNAAAGLNLGGGKTVIIGDPFKDKNEEMFRALGRFIQGLNGRYITAEDVGTTVTDMDLIHEETNYVTGISPAFGSSGNPSPVTAYGVYRGMKAAAKEAFGTDMLEGRTISVQGLGNVAYKLCEYLHNEGAKLVVTDINQAAIDRVVNDFGATAVAPDEIYSQEVDIFSPCALGAILNDETIPQLKAKVIAGSANNQLQDSRHGDYLHELGIVYAPDYVINAGGVINVADELYGYNRERALKRVDGIYDSIEKIFEISKRDSIPTYVAANRLAEERIARVAKSRSQFLKNEKNILNGR